TTGATACAGATGAAGGTGCCCGCTATATCGGTGAGTTTGCCATTGGCGTAAATCCCTATATTCATACACCAATGAAGGACACGCTGTTTGACGAAAAGATTGGCGGAAGCTTCCACCTAACCCCTGGGAAGTGTTATGACGAAGCGAGTAATGGCAACAAATCAGCCATCCACTGGGATCTTGTTTGCATTCAAAACCCAGAATACGGCGGTGGAGAAATGTACTTTGATGGTAGGTTAATCCGTAAAGATGGTCTGTTCGTAATCGATGAACTCAAAGGCCTAAATCCAGACAATCTAAAATAGAACACAAGGGGACGGTTCTGCTGTGATGCACCGTCCCTTTGTGTTTAATAATAATTCCTTCTAAATGTCTACAAAGGCACATATATCTAGTATGTATGTGGTTTTTTGATTTGATTAATTTTTTAATTATGAAACATAGGAGGGATGAATTTGAGTATGGATTTTCGGCAAGCCGCAATTTTTGAACATCAATTCTGGTTACAGGTTTTAGGCGACCACGCGCGGTTTATCTTTAATACGCTGTCAACATCAGAGCAAGAAGAAATAAAGCATGCCCATTATTTTATATGTACCTTTGACGAATTACTAAATAAATCACGTGCTAAGCTTAGTGAGGCAGAGTTAATAGAATTGACCAAGGAAGCTAAACTATATTCAGAAAAAATAAGAAACTTCAAGCTACACTTAATTAAGCGTCATTTAGTAGGAGATATTGCTATCGGTTTACCGCCAACATTTCTAAATCATATGGTTACAGAAGTGGAGGAGTATTTACAAGTGCTCTGTATGCTTCTAAAGCAGCAAATGCCTATCATAGAAGCGATTGACTTACATTTAGCGTGGCTACTCGATGCAGCAGGCCATGCGGCGGCAGTCATGGGTGATGCCGATATGATTGAGAAGAATGTCATTGACCAGAGCGAATCATTTACACTAAGATTTGAGGAAATGTATATTAAAGCAGTTGAACTTTGCGATTATATGCGAACAGGTTTACGCACTTTTCCTAGGCTTGATCGTTTTAACCAACAGGTTGCCCAAGACATTTGGGACTTTAAGGTTTTCCTACGTGAGCTAGAAGGATTAGAAAAACAAAATAGATTTCTTACAGTGACTGATACACTTATGTTTGACCATATGGCTCGGGAAGAATGCTATTACTTGCATAAGCTGGCCCAAGTAACTTCATTACCAGCACCTAAATGTGATCCAACTCAGCCGAGGGTAGAGGGTTGCGAAGATGAATCTTAGTATCAAATAAGCAGGGGCACTAAGATATATAATTTTAGTATCCCTGCTTATTTATATGTGAGGAGTTATTCTTATTCTCTGTTATCCTTATCAACACGGGCTTCACCATGCCTTACCATGTTAACAATAAACAGTAGTAATACGGCACCTATGGTAGCTGTAATAATGGATCCAATCAACCCATAAGTTGTAAAGCCTAATAGGTCAAATAGGAATCCTCCGATAAAAGCACCAATTACACCGACAATGATATTACCACCAACTCCGAAACTGCTTCCTTGCATAATTTTACCAGCTGCCCAACCTGCGATTAAACCGATGATTAAAAACCAAATAAAGTTCATATAGTCTCACCTCCTTAATCTCCCTCATAGTTATCTTTTCTTAAAACAACATAAAGCATGCATAAAGAAGCTGGCAGTTTTTAAAACAAAACTTCCACAATTTATTAGTGGTTTACATGAAAAAAGTTGACTTTGAATCAGAATTATACAAATAATAATATAAGTATTATTCCAATTAAGAATAAAAGGAGGATAATTATGCCAGAAGGTGCTACTGAAACTAAAACATTAAAAGTAGGCGACCCTGCCCCTGATTTTGAACTGAAGGCATGTGGGCCACAGGAGCTTGTTAAGCTAAGTGATTTTAAAGGCAAGAAAAATGTGTTTATTGTATTTTATCCATTAGATTGGACACCTGTCTGAACGAACCAAATTCCTTCATACGAAAAAGAAATTCAGCGTTTTGAAGGATTAAACACCCAAGTTGTGGGTGTGAGTGTTGATAGTGTACCTAGTCATGATGCTTGGCAGAAGTCATTAGGAGGTATATCTTTCCCGCTTTGTTCAGATTTCTATCCCCATGGAGAAGTTACAGACAAGTACGGCATTTTAAGAGCAGAGGGTATCTCTGAGCGTGCTTTATTTGTTGTAGACAAAGAAGGGATTATCCGCTTCATAGATGTTCATCCAATTGAGAAGCAGCCAAATAATGAGGAAATATTTGCAGTATTAGAAAAGCTCCAGTAGTAGAAAACATCAGCAGTATTTCTTGTAATTGAATATTGTTAACAAAAGGGGAGAGCTTGAGCTAAAGAGCTCCTCTTTTTACTTGTCAGCCACTATACATGTCGTTAATTTCTTGTTAAAATATGTAGGAAGTATAAATGAAAATCGAATGTTATGTTAACTTTTTGCGAAAACCCTTATATAATAATTTATATGTAGTAAACTAATAACAAGGTGGTCCAGTAATGTTAATTCTCGTACTATTAATTATCTCAGCACTAGTGACGGTTTGGTCTATGATTGAAATTGTCTCACCAAGACTAGTGTTCAAGCTATACCAAAGGGTTGGTTTTTTACAAATGCCTGAAAAGAGTGCAATTAGATTAATTCGCATTGATGGCGTAATTAGCTGGCTAATCTTTAGTATAGTTACTGGGTACCTATACGGTAAATTATAATTTAAGGGAGTGTGTGGAAGGTTTGATAGTGATTTTAATGTTTATAATTAGCTTTATCCTGTCCTATGGATATTGGAACACATTCCGTCCGATACTTCAGGAGGTAGATGTTGACCTGCCAGGCTGTACAGAAAATGTATGTGGGATGAGAATTCTGCATTTATCAGATATGCATATGGAAAGAATTTCAGTTTCGCCAGAAAAGATGTATGAGCAGATTAAGGGTACTAACCCTGATATGATAGTCTTAACGGGTGACTATTTAGATGAGCCTGGTAATTTGCCAAAATGGGCTGTATACATGCAATATATTGCACGTTTACAGCCTAAATACGGAATGTATGCAGTATTAGGAAACCACGACTATCGTCTTGGAGATAAGGTTAACGAGCTTATTGCGATTATGGAGAGCTATAATTGCAAGGTTCTACAGAATGAGTCGATTCAAATTAATTATAAGGGTAAGGATATCAATATTATTGGTATTGATGATTACCATTTACGTCGCAGCAACTTAGAATTAGCGTACGCTAACATAGATGAACGAGCTCTTTCAATTGTCATAACCCATGATCCTAACATAATACTTCATATGGATGGGCGCCATAAAGTCGATTATCTTTTAGCGGGACATTTTCACGGCGGTCAATGTGATTTTCCTTATGCCTTTAGGTTATACCCTATGGGTGTGCTACCTAAGCAGAATTTGTATAAAGGCTTATTAGACTACAAAGGTAAACGCATGTATATCAGTGCTGGCTTAGGGCAAAGTGCTATCAATGTTAGATATAATTCTAGACCAGAGATAACATTGCATCGGCTGCAAGCAGAATAAAGCTATATATAATAATCAAAGCATGTCGAAGTGTGTCGAAATATGTCGAATACGAAAGAAACCATAAGAAAACTGTATTTCTAAAAGAATATTAGAGAATTGAAGATTAAGCAAGACTCTCTTGTCTGAGTCTTGTTTTTTGTTGTTTTCAATACTTGTAAAATTTGCCTAAATAGTGTGAAATAAGTGACTGGGTGTATTGTTTTAAATTGGCAATTTACCTAACTGAATTACCGAATGCCCTATTGGTATAAGTATATGATTAAGGTGGTAGTAGTGAAATGAAGGTATCTACAGAATTTATAACACCTGGACAAGTACTAGCTGAAGACATCTATAGCGGAAGTAATTGGTTGCTACCTCGCGGAATAATAATAAATCATAAAATTATTGACAGACTCAAGAAGTGGGGAGTCCAAGAAATTGCCATTGAGGCAACTGATGTCGATCAACAATTTAATAAATGCTATGAAGATGCAAAAAATGTTTTGGACAACTTATTTTATGATGTTCAAAATAATAGGGCTATTAATATTAATCCTGTTGCCAATACGATTAAAAACATGGCAGATATGATTTTTAATAACAACAACGTATTAAAAAGCTTTGAGCATATTCGCCATAGGGAAAAATATACCTTTATACATTCCGTCGATGTTGCGGTACTAGCGATATTAATTGGCTGTCAAAGAGGATATTCTAGAAGGACATTATATGAGCTTGGTACTGGGGCAGCTTTACATGATATTGGGAAAGTGAGAATACCTGTTGAAATTTTAAATAAAAAGAACAAATTAGATGAGCAAGAATTTATAGAAGTTCAAAAACACACAATCTACGGACATGAATTACTCCAATCATCTTTAGGGGTTAGTTATAATATTTCCTGTATCGCATTAATGCATCATGAACGACTTGATGGTAAAGGATATCCATTTAATTTACACAAAGGGACATTGCCAGAATTTGTACGCATCACCTCCGTTGCTGATGTTTATAGTGCACTGACTCTAAATAGACCATATAGGAAACGGATGACACCATCTGAGGCAATTGAAGTTCTATGGGGGATTGCAGGTAAACAAATTGATTTAGATATCTTGCGTTTGCTATTCCGTTCTTGTTCCATTTACCCTGTTGGCTGCAAAATTCGCTTGAACGACGGTAGAATTGGAGAAGTTATGCAAGCAAATCCTGAAGTACCAACTAGACCAATAATTAAACTTGATGGTGGATTAAATACCTCATCACAGGTTATTGATTTGAATAAACAGCTAAGTGTTGTAATCGAAGATTTAGTCATTTCTTAAATTAAATTTAAAGCTACAATCGAAATAGTCATAATCATAAGCTATAAAAGCATGCCATCTACTAATTAGAAGGTGTGCTTTTTATATGTAAATTTCTGTATATTTAATCAAACATAGTAAATTATATATAGAGAAGAAAAGAAGAAAAGACAGTTAGGTAAAATACACTCTATGGAGCGATTGGATGGAGACGCATATTGGCAAAAGTGCAACTAACGGAATTGAGGGCAGCGATTATGATATAATAGTTGTTGGTGCTGGGATTTCGGGTTTAACTGTAGCGTATGAAGTTCAGAAACAGGGACACAAAGTACTAGTCTTAGAAGCAAATAGCCGTGTTGGTGGAAGAATATATACGGAGCAGGTTGACGACTTCACATATGAAGTGGGTGCTCAGTTTTTAGGGGGGTTCTATAATGAAACCTTTAGGTTAATAAAAGAACTCGGGATTGAAAAAGACCTAGAACGATTTCATAATGCAATGTTTATACAAATGAAAGGGGTATTTCAATTAGCTGACCAAGAGTCACCCTGGCATCTGATGCTTCCACCAGGGCTTAAGATTAGAGATCGTATCAAGCTAAAAAACCTAATGTTTGACACCTTGAAAAACTGGTCGAAAATTAGCCATCAGGATATTGAAAAAAGTGCAGGGATTGATAATTTAACTATGGAGGAGTACGCATTTAAACGCTTAAATCCACATATACTACGAAGCTTCATATCGCCTATGATTTCATCCTTATATTTTATGAGCACAGCTGAGGCCAGTTATCCATTATTTATGACAATGCTTAAAAATGTACTCTCTTTTCACTTATATACTTTCCGTGGAGGCTTGAAGAAGCTGCCTGAAGCCTTAGCAAAAAAGTTAAATGTCAAGCTAGAGCAAAAAGCGGAGCAGCTTATAAGGACGCAGTATGGTTGGACTGTCGTAACAAGTAATCGTCAAAACTATCAAGAGCTTTGGAGTGCAAAAAAGGTTATTGTTGCTATACCGAGCATGCAGGCGTTGGAGCTTTTTCCAAAGGCTTTAGACTTAACATTAGAGCAAACTATTTTTCTAGAAAAACAGAAGTATACACAAACCACTAGTCTTATAACTGGATATAATCATAGAATTAGACCTGGTGCATATAGCTTTATTGTCCCTCCTACGGAGACATCTGGTGTATCAAGCATAACGCTTGAACATGAGAAATTCAGAAAGCATGTACCAGAGCCATATGGATTACATACATTATACACACATACCCATTTTACGGAAAAACTATCAGCATACAATAAAAGAGAAAAGAAAGTAATGATACTTAAGGAAGCAGAAAAATTGATTACAAGATATCGCGAACACGTAACATGGTCAAAGTTGTATGATGTACCTATTGGGCTACCACATCCTTACGTGAATAAAGCACAGGAGGTCAAGGATTTTCAATTTAAACAGCAACAAAATATAAATAAAGGGCTATTATTCTGTGGTGATTATTTGAATTGGCCTTCAATAGAAGGGTCAGTGGCTGTTGCAAAGAAAACGGCAAAAATGTTAAAACAACAGTAAATACAAATCTAAATCTAAATAAAATTCTGTATATGCAGGATTTTTTCTGTAATATATCGAAATAAGTCTTTATATAACCAATAATTAAAGGTGAAACTAAGTTCACAAAGTATAGCAATGTATAAGTTATATAAAGGAGAATTCTAGCTATGACAGAAAAGATACATACAGCCCACAGGGGAAAGGTACTACTAGTCTCCTTAAATGCAAAATACATACATAGCAATCTTGCTATAAGGTATCTAGAAAATTATTACCTAGAGCATGCTTATAAAAAATGTCCGATTGAGCTACAAAAAGCGGAGTATACAATCAATCAGCATGCTTCAGATATTGCAGCTAATATATATGAAATGAAAGCCGATATTGTCGGCTTTTCCTGCTATATATGGAACATAGAAATGATTTTTAAAATTGTTAAAAATCTAAAAAAAGTTGCACCAAATATTAAAATAATACTTGGAGGGCCAGAGGTCAGCTTTGACTCAAATAATTTGTTACTACAATATCCAGAAATTGATTATATTATTTGTGGAGAGGGAGAGTATGCCTTTGCTGAAGTAATCTGTTATGAACTTCAGGGGCATCATCAAGAAAAATATCAAAAAAACCTTGATTATTTTCTGCCTAATAACGTTAGCTACCGAGTTTCAAGTGCAAAGGAGATACGACCAGCCACAGAGCAAGGAAGGATTAAAGATTTATCCAATATATTGTCACCATATGAACAGGGTTTTGATTCAGAGCAATACAAGCACAGAATTATCTATTATGAAACATCTAGGGGCTGCCCTTATTCATGTCAATACTGTCTATCATCTACAGACCAAGGTGTGCGATTCTTTCCAATTGACAGGGTGAAAAGGGATTTATTAAAGTTCATCGCAGCAGAGGTAAAGCAGGTTAAATTTGTTGACCGTACCTTTAATTGCGCCCCTAAATATGCCATGGAATTATTCACGTGGATTATTGATAATCAACAAGGGAAAACAAACTTTCATTTTGAAATATCTGCAGATTTATTAACGGATGATATGATTGAATTTCTACAAAAAGCCCCTCAAGGTTTGTTTCAGTTCGAAATTGGTGTACAATCGACCCATGAACGTACATTAACGGAGATACAACGAACAACGAACTTTGAGAAGCTAAAGCGGGCAGTTGAGGAGATTCATGCAGGTGGCAATATTCATCAGCATTTAGATTTGATTGTCGGCCTACCATATGAAGGGTATCAGCAGTTTGCCAAATCCTTTAATGATGTATATGAATTACAGCCAGACAAGCTACAGATGGGCTTCCTGAAAGCCCTCAAAGGCTCGGGCATTAGAGCACGTGAACGTGATTACGGACTCGTATATACATCAGAACCACCGTATGAAGTGTTAATGACTAGCGTTCTTAGCTACAAGGAAATTATAAAACTAAAAGAGATTGAGCATACATTAGACCATTATTATAATTCCCATCAGTTCGATCAATCGTTAAAGCTTTTAATAAAAACCTTAAATACTAAACCGTTCGATTTTTATGAGCAGTTTGCAGATTATTGTAAGGAAGTGGGAGTCTTTGAACGCGCCCATAGTCAAGGGTCAATGTATAATACCTTATATGGTTTCTCTAAACGCTGCTTAGAGGAATCGAAAATAGAACCTTCAGCATGCAATGAAGTATTTTTGTTAAGGATTCAAGAGACATTGAAATTTGATTTTATCAGACTTAGCCCCCATGGGAAAATTCCTGATTTTATTATGGAGTTTCAACCAGAAGGCTTCAAGAAGCGCAAGCAAGCGATGCTAAGCAATCCAGACATCGTGCAAAAATACTTTCCACAATACGCTGAACTAAACATGAGAAATCTGAGTAAACGTGTACATATAGAAGTGTTTCAATATGATATTATGGGTAATAAAGAGGAACAAGTGTCATATTATATGTTTGTGTATCACGATGATCCATTGCAATTTAAAAGGGCAGATTGGTATGATATAACAACGTATTTTAATGAATAGAAGTACAATAACGAATATAATCCTGCTTAAAACGAGAGGGGTAATTCCTTTGCCAAAATCAATTAGTGATTGGTTTAAATATATAGATGGTCAGCTTATAGGACAGCTTAGTGAATGGCGAAGAACATTACATCAATTTCCTGAAATCTCAAACCAAGAATGGGAAACGGTCAAACGGCTAAAAGCATGGTTAAGAGATATGGAAATAGATATTATGGAGTTCGAAGGCATGCCAGGCTTTGTTGCGCTGATTCCTGGATTAACAGACGAAGAGATTGCATTCAGGGCAGACATTGACGCATTACCTATCGAGGAAGGTAAAGACTGCTCATACGCTTCCAAGGAGCTGGGAGTCATGCATGCCTGTGGTCATGATGGTCATATGGCAATATTACTTGGTCTAGCTAAGGTATTAAAGGAAATGCAGCTACAAGGCAAGCTGAAGAGAAGTGTACGGTTAATATTTCAGCACTCAGAGGAGCAGGTTCCAGGTGGAGCTATACCGATGATCGAAGCAGGTGCTTTAGGTAATGTTAAGAGAATTTTTGGCTTACATCTATGGTCGTCCTTAGAAATTGGCAAAATAGGAATCAGACCAGGGGTGATGATGGCAGCCGCAGACCGCTTTATCATCAATATACAGGGTAAGGGCGGTCATGGGTCAATGCCCCACCAAACAGTAGATACTATCATTGTGGCCAGTCAAGTTATACAGAGTCTGCAAACGATTGTTAGTAGGAATATCAACCCCTTAGATTCGGCTGTTCTATCGATTGGGACAGTACATGCTGGAACGAACTTTAACATCATTGCCGATAAAGCAAAATTAACTGGCACAGTTAGAACCTTCCTACCAGAGGTTCGAGCACAAATCAAACAGCGCATTGATGAAATTGTCACTCTAGTGTGTAAAACATATAACGCTGAACATACGTTGATATACATCGAGGGCTACCCACCAGTTAATAATCATGAGTCATTAACTGAAGAAGTGACAGCAGAGCTCAGCAAGGTTATTGACACTCAAAACATTATACAAATTCCCCCGGTCATGGGTGGAGAGGATTTCTCTTATTATCAAAAGCGAATTCCAGGTGTCTTTTTCTTTGTAGGTGCTGGTAATCACGCGAAGCAGTTCAATTATCCGCAGCATCATCCCAAATATGATATTGATGAAGATAGTTTAGCTGTAGGTGTCAAATGTTTCCTAGCAATTTACGAAAAATATAATAATACACAAGAAATAGGCTAACCAATTATTAAGCTCCTTCATACATTAGTAATGAAAACAATGAAGGGGTGAGAAACGGTGAGCAAGAACAATATTTTTGAAGATGAAAAGTTCAAAAACTTTTTCAATCAGCATAGTAATCAATTAAAAGGGTTAGCGAAAAAGATAACGCCAGAGTCACTAAACAACGAAAAACAGTTAAAGGAAACTTTAAAGACGCTAGCGCAAATAGCAAATATTAAAGCCGATGACACGAAACTTGACAATATCGTTGATATGTTAAAAAACCAAAAGCTTAATCCTAAAGATCCAGATTCGATAAATAAGGTTTTAAGTGATATTAAGAACAAAAAGAAATAACATTAACTAAAATTTGAATAGTTAGAAAGCTGCTGAGTTAATAATTCTCAGCAGCTTTTTTTTAGGCTCTAAAATAGGCATCTGTTTATTACATATTGCTCAATCTATCATACTATATCATGAGAAATCACTTAATAGTCTAATACTTAAAAGGAGGTGAAATTATGAGTCACTTTCTTACTGGTAACCTTCCGATGATTTTAGTGTTATTTATCTTGTTGGTGATTATTGCTTGCTATTGTAATGTATAAGAAAGAAAACAAATACGACTAGTTCGCGCTAGTCGTATTTGTTTTTATACTTGTTTATTTTGCTCTGACTCTGTGGATGATTTTAAGCTGTTTAGCAATCCGATAATTTCGGGCTTTTGTAGTAAATGCACAGCCTTATCTAATTGCTCTAAATTCAATTTCTTCAGAACACCTGAAAGTTCAGTTTTGTTTAAGCTATTAAGATTGATTTTATAGTTATCCATGATTGATATTAGTTTATTTAGTAATAGTAATGATTTTTCAACTGTATAGAGTGTAGTTATTAACTCCTTAGTTATATTATGAACATTCTTAATGGTAACTGTATCGATATTTGAGACGTTGTTGAGAGCGTTAGATACACTTTCTGTACTTACTTGCTGATTGCTAATAGATTTGTCCTTGGTAGACTTTGGCTTTGTTTTAATAGCAGTCTTTTTGCCTTTAGATTTTACTATTCGACTTGATTTTGCCTTTTGTTTACCTAAGGATACGTTTTGGGTTTGTTTGTTCATAGTTGTCACCTGCCCTTTCATAAGCTATACACCTATAGCCTATGCGAGCTAACTGGGGATGGTGAGTCAATAGTTTACAAAAAACGGGCGCTTTATATGGGTGAATGTCGATTACGAAAGCTGATAATCGTCCATAGACTATATATCAAGAAACATGGTAACAAAAGTTTATATGTTTCTATGAAAAATCATGTTTGAACTGCGAAAGGTGGTGAAATCATGAGCTGGTTAACAGATAACGTTTCTATGATATTAGTATTATTCATCTTGTTAGTGATTATAGCTTGCTATTGTAACGTTTAGTAAGTATGTCCATGTAAAGGTGGTGAAAATATGGCTTGGTTAACTGATAACATTTCGTTAATATTAGTATTATTCATTTTGTTAGTGATTATAGCTTGCTATTGCAGTCCTGTTGGCAGACCTAGATGCTAGTTAAATATTGGTTAGATACGGCTAGTTTTACTAGCCGTATCCTATCTTAATAGATACTGTGAATAGGAATATCATAAGGGGGTGAATGCATTGAGTAATCAGTTTGATTATAAAGGCTTAGGAGAAACACAACAGTATTGGTATCCACCTGGGCACAGACGTAGACGCCGTCGCCGTGTACATCGACGCATAACACCTGGCTTTGGTTTTGGGTTCTTTCCAGGACAAGGATTTTTCCCAGGGTTTTTTATAGGGCCTGGACATAGTCGCAGACGTCGTCGTGGTTGGGACTATGGTATTTATAACGATTAAGGTAAGGGTGCAATAACAAACGAACCGCGTGTAGCGGTTTGTTTTGCTATGAACAATTTCTGCTAGGGAGTGAAATATCTATTGAGCAGTATATATGAAAATAAAAAGGTGTTGCAATTACTTAGAAAACACGAAAAAAGAATTATAAATATGCTAAAAAATGTAGACCCAGAGACATTAAAAGACGAAGTTCAAATTAAAAAAATGCTAAGGTTGTTAGTCATGTTTAGTAATATACCAATTACTGAAAGTCAAATAAATCAACTAGCTAAGGATATTAAAACCTCAGGGCTTAACCCAAAGGATCCACAGGCTATCGAAAAATTTCTAAATAAACATAGCAAATCATAGTACTTTTAAGATGTTAGCTGTAAGTAGTTAAAATAGGCTAAACATTAGGCGTATGCTTGTTGCAGATGCTATATTAGCGCCATAAAATAAACTAAATACACGAAGGAGGTAGGTACTATGAAAGATGCTCATACTGCATGTGGATGCAGATCAGGTTCTGGAATTTGGTGGATATTAATTATTGCATTTTTGTTCTTCTTCTTTTTCTTCACTCCAGGGTTCTATTAAGCGGATGAACAGAAAGGTGGTGAAATTATGTGCTTCGTAACGGATAATCTATCATTGATTTTAGTGTTATTTATACTTTTAGTGATTATAGCTTGCTATGCTTGCTAATAATACTGCTCACTTGTATCAGGGAAGATAGGAATAGTCATAAGCTGTTGCAGAACAAACAAGTTCAATTGCAACAGCTTTTTTTATACCCATCTAATATACGCTAGCCTATTTTTAATTAATCTAGTTATTTACACAGTCGATATGAATCCATGCTCATATACTGCTAATAAAATATTAGTTAGTATTCTCACTATTATCACTATTTGAGTCATCAGCATCAAAATCAAGGCCGTTTTTTAATAATTCAACTACCATAGGTGACTGTAAAATGCTTATTGTTTGCTCGAGTTGGTTAACATTTATTTTTTTTATAAAATCTGTTGCTAAACGTAATATGTTTGGACCACCAGAGCTAGAGGCGGATTTCCCAGTAATAGTGGCTAGATTTATATTATAGTTGTCAAGCACGGTCAGGGTTTTCACCACAATATCTAAAGATTTATCAACGGTATGCAGTGTAGATATTACATCTTTAGTCAATGAATGAATCGCATTAATGTTAAGGGAGTCACCTATTGGTAAAATGTTTTTTTCCAACTCGAAGTTATTTGAATCTGAAACATCTTGATCAGG
The sequence above is a segment of the Desulfuribacillus alkaliarsenatis genome. Coding sequences within it:
- a CDS encoding DUF2935 domain-containing protein yields the protein MDFRQAAIFEHQFWLQVLGDHARFIFNTLSTSEQEEIKHAHYFICTFDELLNKSRAKLSEAELIELTKEAKLYSEKIRNFKLHLIKRHLVGDIAIGLPPTFLNHMVTEVEEYLQVLCMLLKQQMPIIEAIDLHLAWLLDAAGHAAAVMGDADMIEKNVIDQSESFTLRFEEMYIKAVELCDYMRTGLRTFPRLDRFNQQVAQDIWDFKVFLRELEGLEKQNRFLTVTDTLMFDHMAREECYYLHKLAQVTSLPAPKCDPTQPRVEGCEDES
- a CDS encoding GlsB/YeaQ/YmgE family stress response membrane protein, which produces MNFIWFLIIGLIAGWAAGKIMQGSSFGVGGNIIVGVIGAFIGGFLFDLLGFTTYGLIGSIITATIGAVLLLFIVNMVRHGEARVDKDNRE
- a CDS encoding redoxin domain-containing protein, with amino-acid sequence MPEGATETKTLKVGDPAPDFELKACGPQELVKLSDFKGKKNVFIVFYPLDWTPVUTNQIPSYEKEIQRFEGLNTQVVGVSVDSVPSHDAWQKSLGGISFPLCSDFYPHGEVTDKYGILRAEGISERALFVVDKEGIIRFIDVHPIEKQPNNEEIFAVLEKLQ
- a CDS encoding metallophosphoesterase; this encodes MEGLIVILMFIISFILSYGYWNTFRPILQEVDVDLPGCTENVCGMRILHLSDMHMERISVSPEKMYEQIKGTNPDMIVLTGDYLDEPGNLPKWAVYMQYIARLQPKYGMYAVLGNHDYRLGDKVNELIAIMESYNCKVLQNESIQINYKGKDINIIGIDDYHLRRSNLELAYANIDERALSIVITHDPNIILHMDGRHKVDYLLAGHFHGGQCDFPYAFRLYPMGVLPKQNLYKGLLDYKGKRMYISAGLGQSAINVRYNSRPEITLHRLQAE
- a CDS encoding HD-GYP domain-containing protein; translated protein: MKVSTEFITPGQVLAEDIYSGSNWLLPRGIIINHKIIDRLKKWGVQEIAIEATDVDQQFNKCYEDAKNVLDNLFYDVQNNRAININPVANTIKNMADMIFNNNNVLKSFEHIRHREKYTFIHSVDVAVLAILIGCQRGYSRRTLYELGTGAALHDIGKVRIPVEILNKKNKLDEQEFIEVQKHTIYGHELLQSSLGVSYNISCIALMHHERLDGKGYPFNLHKGTLPEFVRITSVADVYSALTLNRPYRKRMTPSEAIEVLWGIAGKQIDLDILRLLFRSCSIYPVGCKIRLNDGRIGEVMQANPEVPTRPIIKLDGGLNTSSQVIDLNKQLSVVIEDLVIS
- a CDS encoding protoporphyrinogen/coproporphyrinogen oxidase codes for the protein METHIGKSATNGIEGSDYDIIVVGAGISGLTVAYEVQKQGHKVLVLEANSRVGGRIYTEQVDDFTYEVGAQFLGGFYNETFRLIKELGIEKDLERFHNAMFIQMKGVFQLADQESPWHLMLPPGLKIRDRIKLKNLMFDTLKNWSKISHQDIEKSAGIDNLTMEEYAFKRLNPHILRSFISPMISSLYFMSTAEASYPLFMTMLKNVLSFHLYTFRGGLKKLPEALAKKLNVKLEQKAEQLIRTQYGWTVVTSNRQNYQELWSAKKVIVAIPSMQALELFPKALDLTLEQTIFLEKQKYTQTTSLITGYNHRIRPGAYSFIVPPTETSGVSSITLEHEKFRKHVPEPYGLHTLYTHTHFTEKLSAYNKREKKVMILKEAEKLITRYREHVTWSKLYDVPIGLPHPYVNKAQEVKDFQFKQQQNINKGLLFCGDYLNWPSIEGSVAVAKKTAKMLKQQ
- a CDS encoding B12-binding domain-containing radical SAM protein; this translates as MTEKIHTAHRGKVLLVSLNAKYIHSNLAIRYLENYYLEHAYKKCPIELQKAEYTINQHASDIAANIYEMKADIVGFSCYIWNIEMIFKIVKNLKKVAPNIKIILGGPEVSFDSNNLLLQYPEIDYIICGEGEYAFAEVICYELQGHHQEKYQKNLDYFLPNNVSYRVSSAKEIRPATEQGRIKDLSNILSPYEQGFDSEQYKHRIIYYETSRGCPYSCQYCLSSTDQGVRFFPIDRVKRDLLKFIAAEVKQVKFVDRTFNCAPKYAMELFTWIIDNQQGKTNFHFEISADLLTDDMIEFLQKAPQGLFQFEIGVQSTHERTLTEIQRTTNFEKLKRAVEEIHAGGNIHQHLDLIVGLPYEGYQQFAKSFNDVYELQPDKLQMGFLKALKGSGIRARERDYGLVYTSEPPYEVLMTSVLSYKEIIKLKEIEHTLDHYYNSHQFDQSLKLLIKTLNTKPFDFYEQFADYCKEVGVFERAHSQGSMYNTLYGFSKRCLEESKIEPSACNEVFLLRIQETLKFDFIRLSPHGKIPDFIMEFQPEGFKKRKQAMLSNPDIVQKYFPQYAELNMRNLSKRVHIEVFQYDIMGNKEEQVSYYMFVYHDDPLQFKRADWYDITTYFNE
- a CDS encoding amidohydrolase; the protein is MPKSISDWFKYIDGQLIGQLSEWRRTLHQFPEISNQEWETVKRLKAWLRDMEIDIMEFEGMPGFVALIPGLTDEEIAFRADIDALPIEEGKDCSYASKELGVMHACGHDGHMAILLGLAKVLKEMQLQGKLKRSVRLIFQHSEEQVPGGAIPMIEAGALGNVKRIFGLHLWSSLEIGKIGIRPGVMMAAADRFIINIQGKGGHGSMPHQTVDTIIVASQVIQSLQTIVSRNINPLDSAVLSIGTVHAGTNFNIIADKAKLTGTVRTFLPEVRAQIKQRIDEIVTLVCKTYNAEHTLIYIEGYPPVNNHESLTEEVTAELSKVIDTQNIIQIPPVMGGEDFSYYQKRIPGVFFFVGAGNHAKQFNYPQHHPKYDIDEDSLAVGVKCFLAIYEKYNNTQEIG